The Hordeum vulgare subsp. vulgare chromosome 4H, MorexV3_pseudomolecules_assembly, whole genome shotgun sequence genomic interval TCTCATACAACTAAATCTCATTGAAATATATTGCAACTGATTCCTGAAGCTACATGTGTGGTATTTAGTACTCTGAAAATACTCTGATAATCAAACTATAAATCAATACTCTGAAAATGGTACTTCCAAACGCATTTTGAAGCTCTGATTTTGGTTTTTTTTTACCATGACTTCCACCAATATGATTTCGTGATGAAACTTTACATGCACTTCAAACATACcttaaagtactccctccgtaccaaaataactgtctcaagcttagtacaattttatactagagctaatataaagttgagacacttattttaggacggagggagtatgtaaaaGAAAACCAGAATTCTttgaattatttttctaaaaatttccGATTTTACTCTTCACAGCAGGAGCATTTGACCTCGAGCTGCGAAAGGTACTTACGCTCATGGTAGAACTATTGTAGTAGTTGATGATGAGCACTGATATAAAAAAAAAACTTGCAACCATTTCTCAGAATTCGGTTGGATGTAGTCAACTATTGGTCATTTGATCAAATTGAAAAGTGAAAAAGAGAATCCGAAATATTGAACCGTTTCGGACCTGAAGACCAATGGGCAGTAGTCCTTCCACCGGAAATCGCACGACTGGTGAGGCGGCGTGTGCTTTGATCCTTCAGGAGGGAACCTGGTCCACACCTTCTCCTTGGGGTCAAACGCCGATGACTTGAGGTCCAGTGAGTTTGGCGCCGAATGCCTCCCCACGGCATGCCTGATCGAACCCCAAAGAAATTCAGCTCATGCATCGTGATCGTTTCCTCTCACTGCGATCGAGAAAGAGAATTCATGGCGCACCTGATGCCAAGCTGGAGGTTGAGCATGAGCTCGTAGTTCTTGTGGCCCTTGGATATGGTCTCCCCCTGCTTCTTGGCCGGCTTCGGCGGCGCGCGCATGCACGACGTCGCCCGCAGCCACGCCCTCTCCACGGACGCCGCCCTGGCCTGGGCCTCCTCGCTACTGCTGCTGGCCTGGGCCTGCGTCGTGGCCTGGGCCTGGGCCTCCTCCCCCTCGGCCGCGAGGTCCATGTCAACCGACGACACGCTGCTCCTCCTGTGCGCGCTGGACCTCCTCCCTTGGATTTGCTCCGGCTCCGGCGGCCGCCACACCGGCTTCTTCAGCACCGCCTCCACCCCGGGCCACGTCACGATCTTCTGCGACGGCAGCAGCGAAGCCGCCTTGCCCTCCGTCACCTCCAGCTCCTCCAGCAGCTTCGTGATCGCCTCCCGCGGCTCCCGCGGCGGCATGGGCACGGCCGGCCCGCCGGACGGCGGGTAGAACACGCCGCCCATTGCGTTCGTCTCGCCGGACTCCTGCTGGCACCACACGCCGATGTACATGCCGCCGTCCGCCCACCGGAACGTGCCCTGGCCCTTGGGCTTGGCGTCCTCCCACGCGCCGTCGTACCGGTCTCCGTCGGCCCATATCACGGTGCCGCACCCGTGCATCTCCCCGGCGCGCCACGTGCCGATGTACTCGTGCCCGTACCGCCAAATGTACCGCCCGTGTCCATCCTGCCGCCCGTCGCGCCAGTGCCCGTCGTAGACGTCGCCGTTGGCGTAGGCCTGCGTGCCGCGCCCGTGCCGGAAGTTGTTGGCCCAGTGACCCGCGAACGTGTCCCCGAACTCGCCGATGTAGGTGCCGTGGCCGTGCATGTAGCCGCCGGCGAGGTCGCCCTCGTAGGTGGCGCCGGAGGGCCAGGAGAACTTGCCGCGCCCGGAAGCGCGCCCCTGGCGCCATGAACCCTCGTACATGCTGCCGTCCGTCCATAAAAACTTGCCGGAGCCGTGCGGGAGATCGCCGCGCACGCTGCCCTGGTAGAAGTCGCCGCTGGGGAGCAGCTGCTCCGAGTGGCTCTCCGGgccggccgcctcgtcctcttcctcctcctcgttggCGTCTTCGTCATTGTCCTCGGTGGCGCCGCCGCCCGTGTCACCGTCGTTTTCGACGACGTCGTAGCCGTAGATGGTGTTGGAGGAGGCGACGGAGAGGGCGACCGCGGGGTCGCCGTCGAGGGCGGGGCTAGTGGCAGGGAAGACGGAGCTGCCGCGGCGGATGGCCATGGTGGTGTTGAGCTTGCGGATGCCCGCCTCCCACAGCCGGCTCGCCGGAGGCGGGAGCTGGTTCATCTTGGCCCCCGTCATGGTGGCGTGACGTGACATTTGATCGAGTAGACTTACTCCGCCTACGTATTAGCAATTAAAAGAAGAAGGATGCGCGCGGCAACGAGAACGAGGTCAAGGTCAGGACGACGTCGGAGGAGAAAGCCATGGCAAGTGTTTTGGGCGAGGGACGCCGGAGAGGGAAATTAATGCTGGAGGCCGAGAGGagttgtcggggaggaggagaGCTCGACATTTGTACGGAGCCCAGGCGTTGAAACCTCCATCTTTTTAAAGCATTGTCTTACTTAACATGGCACTCGTGCATACATTATGCACGACAAATCTGCCATGCTCTGGGTTTGGCTGAGAGCGTATACGATCTTCATctgtatagatatatatatatatatactagattGAGCCTTTTATTGaacactagtacaaatgcccgtgcgttgcaccgggtgaaaaataaaaacatcaaaatccatcaccacacacacagtcTGCTTCATCTACTTGAATACAGTCATCCATCCATCTCATAGTTATCCTTCTTTTTGCCGTCGATGACGTAGGTCGTTCACCTTATCGCACATGTGCGAACATGGTTAATCTTGAGGCGATAAACTCACCCACCTTGTTAATTTGGTACAATTTATATAATATCAACCTTCAAATTTGGAGTACATCAAATGAAAAGAGGATGAAACATAATTATTTGCAACAAAAATCTAAATTGTTAACAAATCACCTAATGATATACACATTTCCATCTATAGATCTTCAAAACATATTACTACAAAAAAACATAGGTTCATTACGAACAAACTAAGATTTATCAGGAAACCACTCGGGAGGGTAGTACAATTTGTTCACATTGACAAATCATTGTCCTACTTGCTCTAGAGAATTAAGAACGATACTAATCCAAAACTTAGTTTTTACATCCACATCATACATTTATGTATGCAGATGAAGCCAACGGTAGTGATACAAATCAAAAAACGGCTAATCAATCGGCGTGACTATCGCTCGCCAAAGTATGGCTTGAGCGCACCCCCACGAAACAGCCTCACCTTTCTTGGATATGGCATCAAGTTCATGATTGATTCCTACGAACttcatgacaaacccaaaaactgCATAGATGTTTTTTAGTGGAATAgcaaatatgcccgtgcgttgtaacggGAGACAAAAATATTACGTTATAGTCAAATAAAGATGACTCAATACCCCGACACATGAGCATCCTCTTTTTTTTCTACTTAATACAATGGCCCATCATGTTGTCACTTATCTTTTCTCCCATCCACGTTAATGATGGGGGTGGTGTTCATGTGATCAAATTTTGTTGATTGATGTCCACTATCTTTTTTTTAAATGCATGGACAGTTTTTTACTCAGTCTATGAAATTCgtgattttttttagtttttctcaaCGTTGTTTTTTTACTTCATAGACATTTTCTTCGAATTC includes:
- the LOC123446255 gene encoding phosphatidylinositol 4-phosphate 5-kinase 6-like, which encodes MSRHATMTGAKMNQLPPPASRLWEAGIRKLNTTMAIRRGSSVFPATSPALDGDPAVALSVASSNTIYGYDVVENDGDTGGGATEDNDEDANEEEEEDEAAGPESHSEQLLPSGDFYQGSVRGDLPHGSGKFLWTDGSMYEGSWRQGRASGRGKFSWPSGATYEGDLAGGYMHGHGTYIGEFGDTFAGHWANNFRHGRGTQAYANGDVYDGHWRDGRQDGHGRYIWRYGHEYIGTWRAGEMHGCGTVIWADGDRYDGAWEDAKPKGQGTFRWADGGMYIGVWCQQESGETNAMGGVFYPPSGGPAVPMPPREPREAITKLLEELEVTEGKAASLLPSQKIVTWPGVEAVLKKPVWRPPEPEQIQGRRSSAHRRSSVSSVDMDLAAEGEEAQAQATTQAQASSSSEEAQARAASVERAWLRATSCMRAPPKPAKKQGETISKGHKNYELMLNLQLGIRHAVGRHSAPNSLDLKSSAFDPKEKVWTRFPPEGSKHTPPHQSCDFRWKDYCPLVFRTLRKLFDVDPADYMISICGDDALRELSSPGKSGSFFYLTNDDKYMIKTMKKSEVKVLLRMLPAYYKHVRAFEHTLVTKFFGLHCVKITGAIQKKVRFVIMGNLFCSHYGIHRRFDLKGSSQGRMTDKPLDQIDEHTTLKDLDLNFIFRLGGSWFQEFCRQVDKDCELLEQERIMDYSLLVGIHFKDRFSGNADNGAAEDSEQNKKAKLGIAMQSRVENVVRNPESESPLIGDPTGEFREVVLFFGIIDILQDYDISKKLEHAYKSQLYDPNSISAVDPKQYCKRFRDFIYRAFTEDVQ